In one Pseudarthrobacter oxydans genomic region, the following are encoded:
- a CDS encoding MFS transporter gives MSLTAASTKELLDSPVLKSAISKASFRLMPMLVILYIVAFLDRTNVGFAEAALGVDRGVTAGAYALGAGIFFIGYALFEIPSNLLLTKFGAKVWLARIAITWGIVSACFAFVQGETSFIILRFLLGVTEAGLFPGVIMFLAAWFPNKVRVKMFAIFYLAQPFSQMMGAPLSGWLINIGDQVPGVAGWQVMFFVEGMLAVVAGIAAYFFLINSPQDAKFLDPGEKQALLDVMALEDTVKEETGPRGVVAAMKNRKVWYFTAIYFCLQVAVYGVTFYLPQQVSQLTGQKVGLMVGLLAAIPWFFGIFACYFIGRAANTIVRRRVWGTGLFLSTGLCIFGSAWAGANHIPALGILFITLAVCSFLSIGPIAWSYPTAFLTGTAAAAGIGLINSLGNLGGFVAPILRTTVNQVTASDTGTMGVYALGVLPFVAAIMMYATKRFRNKADDLLDHK, from the coding sequence ATGTCCCTAACAGCAGCATCCACCAAGGAGCTCCTGGACTCGCCGGTCCTTAAGTCGGCGATCTCCAAGGCCTCCTTCCGGCTCATGCCGATGCTCGTCATCCTGTACATCGTTGCGTTCCTGGACCGTACCAACGTGGGCTTCGCGGAGGCGGCGCTCGGGGTGGACCGCGGGGTCACCGCGGGGGCCTACGCCCTTGGCGCCGGTATCTTCTTCATCGGCTACGCACTGTTCGAAATTCCCAGCAACCTGCTCCTGACCAAGTTCGGCGCAAAGGTGTGGCTGGCCCGCATCGCCATCACCTGGGGCATCGTGTCCGCCTGCTTCGCCTTCGTCCAGGGCGAGACTTCCTTCATCATCCTGCGTTTCCTGCTGGGTGTAACCGAAGCAGGCCTGTTCCCCGGCGTCATCATGTTCCTCGCTGCCTGGTTCCCCAACAAGGTGCGCGTGAAAATGTTCGCCATCTTCTACCTCGCGCAGCCGTTCTCGCAGATGATGGGTGCCCCGCTGTCCGGCTGGCTGATAAACATCGGCGACCAGGTTCCCGGCGTGGCCGGCTGGCAGGTCATGTTCTTCGTGGAAGGCATGCTCGCCGTTGTGGCCGGCATCGCCGCCTACTTCTTCCTGATCAACAGCCCCCAGGACGCCAAATTCCTGGACCCCGGGGAAAAACAGGCCCTGCTGGATGTCATGGCGCTGGAGGACACCGTCAAGGAAGAAACCGGCCCCCGAGGCGTCGTCGCCGCCATGAAGAACCGCAAGGTCTGGTACTTCACGGCCATCTACTTCTGCCTCCAGGTGGCTGTGTATGGCGTGACGTTCTACCTGCCGCAGCAGGTGTCCCAGCTGACCGGCCAAAAGGTCGGACTGATGGTTGGCCTGCTGGCAGCGATCCCGTGGTTCTTTGGCATCTTCGCCTGCTACTTCATCGGCCGGGCCGCCAACACCATTGTCCGCCGCCGTGTCTGGGGCACCGGCCTGTTCCTCTCCACCGGCCTGTGCATCTTCGGCTCTGCCTGGGCGGGAGCAAACCATATCCCGGCCCTGGGCATCCTCTTCATCACCCTGGCGGTGTGCAGCTTCCTGTCCATCGGCCCCATCGCCTGGTCCTACCCCACGGCCTTCCTCACCGGAACGGCAGCCGCCGCGGGCATTGGCCTGATCAACTCGCTGGGCAACCTGGGCGGCTTCGTGGCCCCGATCCTGCGCACAACGGTCAACCAGGTTACGGCGTCCGACACCGGCACCATGGGGGTCTACGCGCTGGGCGTCCTGCCGTTCGTGGCCGCCATCATGATGTACGCCACCAAGCGGTTCCGCAACAAGGCGGACGACCTGCTCGACCACAAGTGA
- a CDS encoding SDR family oxidoreductase, with translation MSVFPARRTAIVTGAVSERGIGRATANYLAAQGWNIGIIDLDDALCKATAKELASRYGVQAHGAGADVADEGSVRAAVDSIEAELPQVVALANIAGVSSPVPYLDLDATEWDRVLNINLNGVHYATRRVAESMVKNRIGRIVNISSVSAQRGGGTFSKTPYSVAKAGVIGLTRSTARELGEYDITVNAISPGPIDTDIMGGTLSEERKEELTRDLVVNRVGSPRDIAAAIAFLISEDAGYISGQTLNVDGGLYMH, from the coding sequence ATGAGTGTTTTCCCTGCACGACGCACCGCCATCGTCACCGGGGCGGTCTCTGAGCGCGGCATCGGCCGGGCCACCGCCAACTACCTTGCGGCCCAGGGCTGGAACATCGGCATCATCGACCTCGACGACGCACTGTGCAAGGCCACGGCCAAGGAACTGGCATCCCGCTACGGCGTGCAGGCCCATGGCGCCGGTGCCGATGTGGCTGACGAAGGCTCCGTCCGCGCCGCGGTCGACTCAATCGAAGCCGAGCTGCCGCAGGTGGTGGCCCTGGCCAATATTGCCGGCGTCAGCTCCCCGGTTCCGTACCTGGACCTTGACGCGACCGAGTGGGACCGCGTGCTGAACATCAACCTGAACGGCGTCCACTACGCCACCCGCCGGGTCGCGGAGTCAATGGTTAAGAACCGGATCGGTCGGATCGTCAATATCTCTTCGGTGTCCGCCCAGCGGGGCGGCGGAACGTTCTCCAAAACGCCCTACTCGGTGGCGAAGGCCGGCGTGATCGGGCTGACCCGCTCCACCGCCCGCGAACTGGGGGAGTACGACATCACCGTGAACGCCATCTCCCCGGGCCCGATCGATACCGACATCATGGGCGGCACCCTCAGCGAGGAACGCAAGGAAGAACTCACCCGCGACCTGGTGGTCAACCGGGTGGGATCCCCCCGCGACATCGCTGCCGCCATCGCCTTCCTCATCAGCGAGGACGCCGGCTACATCTCCGGCCAGACGCTGAATGTGGACGGCGGCCTCTACATGCACTAG
- a CDS encoding 3-hydroxyacyl-CoA dehydrogenase family protein, translating into MTETASTPTPTDANSARKVAVVGSGYMGGGIAQVLALGGARVALADVSAEVARGNYDRLLAESDQFVADGLFPAGSTEILKQNLWAAKDIEEAVADADFIEEAVPEVTAIKHQTLARISAAARPDAIIGSNTSTISIAELSGPVINPERFLGVHFSNPSPFIPGVEIIPHAGTSASTVGTARDLVHAAGKQTAVVKDVTGFVLNRLQYALFHEAAQLVEQGIATADDVDTLVRTTFGFRLPFFGPFAIADMAGLDVYNFCYKSLQTDFPERFATPRILSDLVEAGKLGTKTGAGFLNVPAERTPELIAYRNRAYVAMQKLLDELGPAPIG; encoded by the coding sequence ATGACCGAAACAGCAAGCACCCCGACTCCAACGGACGCCAACAGCGCGCGGAAGGTCGCCGTCGTCGGCTCCGGCTACATGGGCGGCGGCATCGCCCAGGTCCTGGCGCTCGGCGGAGCGCGCGTGGCACTGGCGGACGTGTCCGCCGAAGTGGCCCGGGGCAACTACGACCGCCTTCTGGCCGAATCGGACCAGTTCGTGGCCGACGGCCTTTTCCCCGCCGGTTCCACAGAGATCCTGAAGCAGAACCTCTGGGCCGCCAAGGACATCGAGGAAGCGGTGGCGGACGCTGACTTCATCGAAGAAGCCGTCCCCGAGGTCACCGCCATCAAGCATCAGACGCTGGCCCGCATCAGCGCAGCGGCGCGGCCGGATGCCATCATCGGCTCCAACACCTCCACCATTTCCATCGCCGAACTGTCCGGGCCGGTCATCAACCCGGAGCGCTTCCTGGGCGTCCACTTCTCCAACCCGTCGCCGTTCATCCCCGGTGTGGAAATCATTCCCCACGCCGGCACGTCCGCATCAACAGTGGGGACAGCCCGCGACCTGGTCCACGCCGCCGGCAAGCAGACAGCAGTGGTCAAGGACGTCACAGGCTTCGTGCTCAACCGCCTGCAGTATGCGCTGTTCCACGAAGCTGCCCAGCTGGTGGAGCAGGGGATTGCGACGGCGGACGACGTCGACACACTGGTCCGCACCACCTTTGGTTTCCGGCTGCCGTTCTTTGGGCCCTTCGCCATCGCGGACATGGCCGGGCTGGATGTCTACAACTTCTGCTACAAGTCCCTGCAGACCGACTTCCCTGAGAGGTTTGCCACGCCCAGGATCCTCAGCGACCTGGTGGAGGCCGGGAAGCTCGGCACGAAGACCGGCGCCGGCTTCCTCAATGTCCCGGCCGAGCGCACCCCCGAGCTCATCGCCTACCGCAACAGGGCCTACGTGGCCATGCAGAAATTGCTTGATGAGCTCGGCCCGGCACCCATCGGCTGA